From a region of the Solanum stenotomum isolate F172 chromosome 2, ASM1918654v1, whole genome shotgun sequence genome:
- the LOC125856155 gene encoding LRR receptor-like serine/threonine-protein kinase FLS2 yields MEKHIFLLTLLFLIQFSTSLASSNETDQQALLAFQNLITSPTHFLANNWTKNTSFCSWFGVTCTPKRQRVVALALPNLQLQGTISTSLANLSFLSVLNLQNNSFHGGIPYGIGHMPRLRVIDVKNNQLNGSIPTSLFQNRRVQVISLAFNELSGEMWRGPWYVPELRVLNLRNNSLTGIIPPSVGNATKMMNFSLSGNRVSGNIPKEVGNLSQLAFLYLFDNQLTGSIPATLFNISSLLAVSLSLNSLSGPLLLDEGNIVSNLYFLSIYQNQISGCIPSNICQLTELQVLFLSFNNITGDLPRNIGCLSNLQEFYIRHNLIKGTIPTSLGNISTLQYLYCQNNRIVGQIPPELGKLSNLRELSFANNSNLIGQIPEAIFNISSLEVICFNFNNLSGRIPTTTGLHLPNLEVLELGVNQLEGEIPLFITNASKLQILALELNSLTGAIPTNLGNLHELRSLLLHRNQLTNEPRERELLFSNSLADCRMLEYIDVGENPLNGDLPNSIGNLSSTLTYLNIQDAHINGLIPTGISNMSSLMTLDFRGNNLTGSIPSDVGKLKQLQGLFLTNNKLHGHIPETVCHLSNLVQLFLNGNELSGLIPECLGNLSMLQKLYLGSNKFSSKFPLSLWKMSGLLYLSVSQNSIEGELPSDIGGMKAIVELYLYSNHFSGMIPTRFGELQNLQYLDLSNNSFFGQIPLSFANLISLEYLDLSLNVLSEEEEEVSLIFLSLCNQKNHIKMEKRFEGKVVIVTASTQGIGFSIAQRLGFEGASVVISSRKQENVDEAVKKLRDGGIEVLGLECHVSNAQQRKNLIDKTIQKYGKLDVVVSNAAVNPSVDAILETKASVIDKLWDINVKAAILLLQDAAPYLNKGSSVVLISSISGYSPPASMGMYGVTKTALLGLTKALAAEMSPDIRVNCVAPGFVPTHFTDLITSNEQVRRDIEGKTLLNRLGTTQDMAAAVAYLASDDASYVTGETLVVAGGMPSRL; encoded by the exons ATGGAGAAGCACATCTTCTTATTGACTCTTCTCTttctaattcaattttctaCATCACTTGCTTCCTCTAATGAGACTGACCAACAAGCTCTATTAGCTTTCCAAAATCTTATTACAAGTCCCACACATTTTTTGGCCAACAATTGGAccaaaaatacttctttttgCTCTTGGTTTGGTGTCACTTGCACTCCAAAAAGGCAAAGGGTTGTGGCCTTGGCTCTTCCTAATTTGCAACTTCAAGGCACAATTTCGACATCTTTGGCCAATTTGTCCTTCCTCAGTGTTCTCAATCTCCAGAACAACAGCTTCCACGGTGGCATCCCTTATGGCATTGGCCACATGCCTCGCTTGCGAGTCATTGACGTTAAAAACAATCAGCTCAACGGAAGTATACCAACAAGTCTATTTCAAAACCGAAGAGTTCAAGTAATTTCATTGGCCTTCAATGAACTCAGTGGTGAAATGTGGAGAGGCCCTTGGTATGTACCCGAACTCAGAGTCTTAAATCTCAGGAACAATAGCCTCACGGGTATAATCCCTCCTTCAGTTGGAAATGCCACAAAAATGATGAACTTCAGTTTATCTGGGAATAGAGTCAGCGGCAACATTCCGAAGGAGGTCGGTAATCTGAGCCAGCTTGCATTTTTGTACTTGTTCGATAATCAATTAACAGGTTCCATTCCCGCAACACTGTTTAATATCTCGTCACTACTTGCCGTATCTCTGTCACTCAATAGCCTTTCTGGTCCTCTGTTGCTAGATGAAGGCAATATTGTGTCAAATCTGTACTTTTTAAGTATATATCAAAACCAAATTTCTGGTTGCATTCCTTCCAACATATGCCAACTCACGGAGCTCCAAGTTTTGTTCTTATCTTTCAACAACATAACTGGAGACTTACCCAGAAATATTGGTTGTTTATCCAATCTCCAGGAGTTTTATATTCGTCATAATTTAATAAAAGGGACTATTCCCACTTCATTGGGAAATATTTCAACTCTGCAATATCTTTATTGTCAAAACAATCGCATAGTGGGGCAAATTCCTCCGGAATTAGGGAAGCTATCAAATTTAAGGGAATTAAGCTTTGCCAATAATTCTAATCTTATTGGTCAAATTCCAGAGGCTATTTTCAACATATCTTCTTTGGAAGTGATTTGTTTCAATTTCAACAACCTCTCCGGGAGAATTCCAACCACTACAGGTCTTCATCTTCCGAACCTTGAAGTACTTGAGTTGGGAGTTAATCAACTGGAAGGGGAAATTCCATTGTTCATAACAAATGCTTCCAAGCTTCAGATACTGGCGCTAGAACTTAACTCTCTCACGGGAGCTATTCCTACTAATTTGGGGAATCTTCATGAGCTGCGATCACTCTTACTACATCGTAATCAACTTACCAATGAACCAAGAGAGCGTGAGTTGTTATTCTCCAATTCTTTGGCGGACTGTAGGATGTTGGAATATATAGATGTGGGTGAAAATCCGTTGAATGGCGATCTGCCCAATTCTATTGGGAATCTTTCATCTACTCTTACATACTTGAATATACAAGATGCACACATCAACGGCCTCATTCCCACAGGTATAAGCAACATGAGCAGTCTAATGACACTAGACTTTCGAGGAAACAACTTGACAGGGAGTATTCCTTCTGATGTTGGTAAGCTTAAACAACTCCAAGGTCTGTTTCTAACTAACAATAAATTGCATGGACATATTCCAGAGACGGTATGCCATTTATCTAATTTGGTTCAATTATTTCTGAATGGTAATGAGCTCTCTGGATTAATTCCAGAATGCTTAGGAAATCTTAGCATGCTACAAAAGCTGTATTTGGGTTCtaataaattttcatcaaaatttccGTTGAGCCTTTGGAAGATGAGTGGTCTTCTCTATCTAAGTGTGTCACAAAATTCAATAGAGGGAGAACTTCCATCAGATATTGGAGGAATGAAAGCCATTGTAGAACTATATCTTTACAGTAACCACTTTTCAGGAATGATACCAACCAGATTCGGGGAACTCCAAAACCTGCAGTATCTTGACCTATCAAACAACTCATTTTTTGGCCAAATTCCATTATCCTTTGCCAACTTGATAAGCTTAGAATACTTGGATTTGTCTTTAAATGTATTGTCAG aagaagaagaagaagtaagtCTCATATTTCTTTCTCTATGTAATcagaaaaatcatataaaaatggAGAAACGATTTGAAGGGAAAGTGGTGATTGTTACAGCTTCTACACAAGGTATTGGATTTAGCATAGCTCAGAGACTTGGATTTGAAGGTGCTTCTGTTGTTATCTCCTCTCGCAAACag GAAAATGTAGATGAAGCAGTAAAGAAACTGAGAGATggaggaattgaagtgttggGATTAGAATGTCATGTCTCAAATGCACAACAGAGGAAGAATTTGATAGACAAGACCATTCAG aaatatggGAAACTAGACGTGGTTGTGTCAAATGCCGCTGTCAATCCTTCAGTAGATGCAATATTAGAAACTAAAGCATCAGTCATTGACAAGCTGTGGGATATCAATGTCAAGGCCGCTATACTATTACTACAA GATGCAGCTCCATACCTTAACAAGGGTTCATCAGTTGTTCTGATTTCCTCAATTTCTGGTTACTCCCCACCAGCTTCAATGGGTATGTATGGGGTAACAAAAACTGCACTACTCGGACTTACCAAG GCTCTTGCAGCTGAAATGAGTCCAGATATTCGTGTAAACTGTGTAGCACCGGGTTTTGTACCTACACATTTTACTGATCTCATCACAAGTAATGAACAAGTG AGGAGAGATATTGAGGGTAAGACATTACTCAATAGGCTTGGAACAACACAAGATATGGCAGCTGCTGTTGCTTATTTGGCTTCTGATGATGCTTCTTATGTAACTGGAGAAACTCTGGTTGTTGCTGGAGGAATGCCTTCCAGACTTTAA